A DNA window from Methylocystis heyeri contains the following coding sequences:
- a CDS encoding aldo/keto reductase, protein MQRRRLGATGLSCVPLALGCHVFGWTADRAASWSILDAFVDRGGSLIDTADTYSTWVPGHCGGESESIIGDWLKASGKRDRVLIATKLGGDMPGVGRGLSKAHILRSAEDSLRRLKTDCIDLYQAHFDDAFTPLEETLEAFSTLVKSGKARAIGCSNYSAPRLAEALRIARASGLPHYGVVQPHYSLVTRGFYEGGLERLCVAENLGVIPFRPLEAGFLTGKYRSLDDVKRAARGAVVARILDDRSLDILRETEAAARRLGASPAQIALAWLLTRPAVAAPIVSFTSLEQLEEAFGSLKVTLDARTLARLELISA, encoded by the coding sequence ATGCAACGTCGCCGGCTCGGCGCAACCGGTCTTTCCTGCGTTCCGCTGGCGCTGGGCTGCCATGTTTTCGGCTGGACGGCGGACCGCGCCGCTTCCTGGTCGATTCTCGACGCTTTCGTCGATCGCGGCGGTTCGCTCATCGACACGGCCGACACCTATTCGACCTGGGTTCCCGGCCATTGCGGCGGCGAGTCCGAAAGCATCATCGGCGATTGGTTGAAGGCGAGCGGAAAGCGCGACAGGGTCCTCATTGCGACCAAGCTCGGCGGCGATATGCCGGGGGTCGGCCGAGGCCTCTCGAAAGCCCATATTCTGCGTTCGGCCGAGGATTCGCTGCGCCGGCTCAAAACCGACTGCATCGATCTTTATCAGGCTCATTTCGACGACGCCTTCACGCCGCTCGAAGAAACGCTGGAGGCTTTCTCGACGCTGGTGAAGTCGGGCAAGGCGCGCGCGATCGGCTGTTCCAATTATTCGGCCCCGCGTCTCGCGGAAGCGCTTCGGATCGCCCGCGCCTCCGGCCTGCCGCATTATGGGGTGGTTCAGCCGCATTACAGCCTCGTCACCCGAGGCTTCTATGAGGGCGGTCTGGAACGGCTTTGCGTCGCCGAGAATCTCGGCGTCATTCCCTTTCGGCCTCTGGAGGCCGGTTTCCTCACCGGGAAATATCGCTCTCTCGACGATGTGAAGCGCGCGGCGCGCGGCGCGGTCGTCGCCCGCATTCTGGACGACCGCAGCCTTGATATTCTGCGCGAAACGGAGGCGGCGGCGCGGCGTCTGGGCGCCAGTCCTGCGCAGATCGCCCTCGCTTGGCTGCTGACCCGCCCGGCCGTCGCCGCGCCGATCGTCAGTTTCACAAGTCTCGAGCAGCTCGAAGAGGCCTTCGGCTCCCTGAAGGTGACGCTCGACGCCCGGACGCTGGCCCGCCTCGAACTCATCAGCGCCTGA
- the ruvA gene encoding Holliday junction branch migration protein RuvA — protein sequence MIGKLKGVVDSFGEDWVILDVHGVGYVVSCSVRTLQNLPRPGEAAALAIETQVREDSIRLFGFLQEAEREWFRLLQSVQGVGAKVALAILSILSPDELSGAIAMQDKAMVSRAPGVGPKLAARIVAELKDKAPVFGSVDMTAARIAGADAAAEPGAVQDAISALCNLGYARPQAAAAVAASVKALGEGADASALIRRGLKELAK from the coding sequence ATGATCGGCAAACTCAAGGGCGTCGTGGACAGTTTCGGAGAGGATTGGGTCATCCTCGACGTGCACGGCGTCGGCTATGTGGTCTCCTGTTCGGTCCGCACGCTCCAGAACCTGCCGCGTCCCGGCGAGGCGGCGGCGCTCGCGATAGAGACGCAGGTGCGGGAAGATTCCATAAGGCTGTTCGGCTTCCTTCAGGAGGCCGAGCGCGAGTGGTTCCGCCTGCTGCAGAGCGTGCAGGGTGTCGGGGCCAAGGTCGCGCTGGCGATTTTGTCGATCCTCTCGCCCGACGAACTCTCCGGCGCCATCGCGATGCAGGACAAGGCGATGGTTTCGCGCGCGCCCGGCGTCGGACCCAAACTCGCGGCGCGCATCGTCGCCGAGCTCAAGGACAAGGCTCCGGTTTTCGGCTCGGTCGATATGACGGCGGCGCGTATTGCGGGCGCGGACGCCGCCGCCGAGCCCGGCGCGGTGCAGGACGCGATTTCCGCCCTGTGCAATCTCGGCTACGCCCGCCCGCAGGCGGCGGCGGCCGTGGCCGCCAGCGTCAAGGCGCTGGGGGAGGGCGCCGACGCTTCGGCGCTGATCCGGCGCGGGCTGAAGGAGCTGGCGAAGTAA
- the ruvC gene encoding crossover junction endodeoxyribonuclease RuvC — MTHPAIRIIGIDPGLRNTGWGIVDAQGARLSFVASGCIHSDGASPMGVRLRQLHEGLREVIETHAPDEAAVEETFVNRDPQSALKLGQARGVALSVPALAGLDVEEYAANLVKKTVVGNGHADKAQIAMMVRVLLPASFAASKDAADALAVAICHAQHRGARLLARKLA; from the coding sequence ATGACGCATCCCGCGATTCGAATCATCGGCATCGACCCCGGCCTTCGCAACACAGGCTGGGGCATCGTCGACGCGCAGGGAGCGCGGCTTTCCTTCGTCGCCTCGGGCTGTATTCATTCCGACGGCGCGAGCCCGATGGGCGTGCGGCTGCGGCAATTGCACGAGGGGCTGCGCGAGGTCATAGAGACCCATGCGCCGGACGAGGCCGCGGTGGAGGAGACCTTCGTCAACCGCGATCCGCAATCGGCGCTGAAGCTCGGGCAGGCGCGCGGCGTCGCCCTCTCGGTTCCGGCTCTCGCGGGACTCGATGTCGAGGAATACGCAGCCAATCTGGTCAAGAAGACCGTGGTCGGCAACGGCCACGCCGACAAGGCGCAGATTGCGATGATGGTGCGGGTGCTGCTGCCGGCGAGCTTCGCCGCAAGCAAGGACGCGGCCGACGCGCTGGCGGTGGCGATCTGCCACGCCCAGCATCGGGGCGCGCGTCTTCTCGCGCGCAAGCTGGCGTGA
- a CDS encoding iron-sulfur cluster assembly scaffold protein, with the protein MLDSVYNKRILELAADIPRLGRLESPQASATAYSRLCGSTITVDLTLREGRVVEYAQELKACALGQASASIMGRLVVGATPQELREIREAMRKMLKENGPPPGGRWADLAVLEPVRDYKARHASTLLPFDAVVDALGKIEAASAEA; encoded by the coding sequence ATGCTCGACTCCGTATACAACAAACGCATCCTCGAACTCGCGGCGGACATCCCGCGCCTCGGCCGGCTGGAAAGCCCGCAGGCCAGCGCGACGGCCTATTCCCGGCTCTGCGGTTCGACCATCACCGTGGATCTCACGCTGCGCGAGGGCAGGGTGGTCGAATACGCCCAGGAGCTGAAGGCCTGCGCCCTCGGCCAGGCCTCGGCTTCGATCATGGGCCGACTCGTCGTCGGCGCGACCCCGCAGGAGCTGCGCGAGATTCGCGAGGCCATGCGCAAGATGCTCAAGGAGAACGGCCCGCCGCCCGGCGGCAGATGGGCCGATCTCGCCGTGCTGGAGCCCGTGCGGGATTACAAAGCCCGCCACGCCTCCACGCTGCTGCCCTTCGACGCCGTCGTGGATGCGCTCGGCAAGATCGAAGCGGCTTCGGCGGAAGCTTGA
- the folE gene encoding GTP cyclohydrolase I FolE — MDDVVKSLISRPERVVTSANGKPSREEAEEAVRVLLRWAGDNPEREGLLETPARVVKAYEELFSGYRQDPREVLERVFAEVEGYDDLVLVRDIPFFSHCEHHMVPFVGKAHIAYYPTDGVVGLSKLARLVDVFAKRLQTQEAMTAQIASTIETELNPRGVAVLVEAEHMCMSMRGVLKQGASTVTVQFSGSFRDNPSEQAHFYTLLRGGR; from the coding sequence ATGGATGACGTGGTTAAGTCCTTGATATCTCGCCCTGAAAGAGTCGTTACCTCCGCCAATGGCAAACCCAGCCGCGAGGAAGCCGAGGAGGCCGTGCGCGTCCTGCTGCGCTGGGCCGGCGATAATCCGGAACGCGAAGGGTTGCTCGAAACCCCGGCGAGAGTCGTCAAAGCCTATGAGGAGCTTTTCAGCGGCTATCGCCAGGATCCGAGGGAAGTGCTCGAACGCGTCTTCGCCGAGGTCGAGGGCTACGACGACCTCGTGCTCGTGCGCGACATCCCGTTCTTCTCGCACTGCGAGCACCATATGGTGCCCTTCGTCGGCAAGGCCCATATCGCCTATTACCCGACCGACGGCGTGGTCGGGCTCTCCAAGCTGGCGCGGCTTGTCGATGTCTTCGCCAAGCGCCTCCAGACGCAGGAAGCGATGACGGCGCAGATCGCCTCCACCATCGAGACCGAACTCAACCCCAGAGGCGTCGCGGTGCTGGTCGAGGCGGAACATATGTGCATGTCGATGCGCGGCGTTCTGAAACAGGGCGCCTCCACCGTCACCGTGCAGTTTTCCGGCTCATTCAGAGACAACCCCAGCGAACAGGCGCATTTCTACACCCTGTTGCGCGGCGGGCGCTGA
- a CDS encoding TadE/TadG family type IV pilus assembly protein, giving the protein MTLRRRIACGTRLFVRSQSGVVGVTFGIILIPMMLMLGVTIDYSRAARAKLQLQDALDSAVLAGASASSSNLAAAQSVFSSNTPNDGRWGNVNVTFNTSGAGITGTASIQLPVAFTRLLGLQSMNIAATSSAGFPSTTTAPGVGYCLVTLGANLSTTTYSLVLNGAPSWNLAGCNIVSNTSMNCNGHGGGANASVAVGSVSSCTHPGPTSGWIDTYASRASAITTVCGGANNAVNWTVGGAIPSDPDLVVVRKSSYTEYHVCGDLNLSGTGSLPSNSVFVIENGNLNVGKYANVTASQAAFVLTGSNSANHQITFPTGQGQAATLTVEAPTSASNPWQGIAVFVDPALTSGVSATWGVDEDDTWGPGATFGFDGVVYMPHTDLTLNGNTQSSAENCAMLVVNSFTANGTAVINFTQSASGCATAGVTTPGITTITPAALTK; this is encoded by the coding sequence GTGACCCTCCGCAGGCGCATCGCCTGTGGAACAAGACTCTTCGTGCGTTCGCAATCGGGCGTTGTCGGAGTGACCTTCGGAATCATCCTGATTCCGATGATGCTGATGCTCGGCGTCACGATCGACTACAGTCGAGCCGCAAGAGCGAAATTGCAGCTGCAGGATGCCCTCGACAGCGCCGTTCTCGCAGGCGCGTCGGCCAGTTCCAGCAACCTCGCCGCCGCCCAGAGCGTGTTCAGTTCGAACACGCCGAACGACGGTCGGTGGGGCAATGTGAATGTCACTTTCAACACCAGCGGCGCGGGCATCACCGGAACCGCCTCGATACAGCTCCCTGTCGCCTTCACGCGCCTGCTCGGGTTGCAGAGTATGAACATCGCCGCGACGAGCAGCGCCGGTTTCCCGTCCACGACGACCGCTCCGGGGGTCGGCTATTGCCTGGTCACGCTCGGCGCCAACCTCTCCACCACCACATACTCGCTGGTTCTCAACGGGGCGCCGAGCTGGAATCTCGCCGGCTGCAACATCGTCTCGAACACGAGCATGAACTGCAACGGCCATGGCGGCGGGGCGAACGCTTCGGTGGCGGTGGGCTCCGTGTCGAGCTGCACCCATCCGGGACCGACCTCGGGCTGGATCGACACTTACGCCTCCCGCGCGTCGGCCATCACGACGGTCTGCGGCGGCGCCAACAACGCCGTGAACTGGACGGTAGGGGGTGCTATCCCGAGCGACCCGGATCTCGTCGTTGTGCGCAAGTCGAGCTACACCGAATATCATGTCTGCGGCGATCTCAACCTGTCCGGCACGGGAAGCCTGCCGTCCAACTCCGTGTTCGTGATCGAAAACGGCAACCTGAACGTCGGCAAATACGCCAATGTCACGGCCTCGCAGGCCGCTTTCGTCCTCACCGGCAGCAACAGCGCCAATCACCAGATCACCTTCCCCACGGGACAGGGACAGGCTGCGACGCTGACCGTCGAGGCTCCGACCAGCGCAAGCAACCCGTGGCAGGGAATAGCGGTTTTCGTCGATCCCGCCTTGACCAGCGGCGTCAGCGCAACCTGGGGCGTCGACGAGGACGACACCTGGGGGCCGGGAGCCACCTTCGGGTTCGACGGGGTGGTCTACATGCCCCACACGGATCTGACCCTCAACGGCAATACGCAAAGCAGCGCCGAGAACTGCGCGATGCTGGTGGTGAACAGCTTCACCGCCAACGGAACCGCGGTGATCAACTTCACCCAATCGGCCTCGGGGTGCGCCACGGCCGGAGTGACGACGCCGGGGATCACCACGATCACCCCCGCCGCGCTTACGAAATGA
- the hisI gene encoding phosphoribosyl-AMP cyclohydrolase, translated as MSLSDSPKGAPDHKHELEEGAEFAPRFDANGLIVCVTIDSASREVLMVAYMNRLALDKTIETGDAHYWSRSRQSLWRKGDTSGQVQRVVSLGVDCDQDALLLEVEPGGDGKACHTGRKSCFYRRLERGDGRRLVFLR; from the coding sequence GTGAGCCTGTCCGACAGCCCCAAAGGGGCGCCCGACCATAAGCACGAGCTGGAAGAGGGAGCGGAATTCGCCCCCCGCTTCGACGCCAACGGCCTGATCGTTTGCGTGACGATCGATTCGGCCAGCCGCGAGGTGCTCATGGTCGCTTATATGAACAGGCTCGCGCTCGATAAGACGATCGAGACCGGCGACGCTCATTACTGGTCCCGCTCCCGTCAATCGCTCTGGCGTAAAGGAGACACCTCCGGCCAGGTTCAGCGCGTGGTGTCGCTCGGCGTCGATTGCGACCAGGACGCCCTGCTGCTCGAGGTCGAGCCCGGCGGGGACGGCAAGGCCTGCCATACCGGACGCAAATCCTGTTTTTATCGCCGCCTCGAGCGAGGCGACGGCCGGCGCCTGGTTTTTTTGCGTTAA
- a CDS encoding patatin-like phospholipase family protein: MFSIMRKSFDMSSDRGAAVFTQPSEAKEEDGAPEKARRPKIGLALGAGAARGWSHIGVLRELADNGIRPDIVAGTSIGAVVGGCYAAGKLDQIENFARSLTKRRVFAMMDLSFSGMSLIGGDRLRGALDQELSGVMIEDLPIPFAAVATEVGAGHEVWLQHGPLSLAIRASYALPGVFEPVRIGDRYLFDGALVNPVPVTVCRALGADFVIAVNIAADTMYRSKVIPNQSASAQPSEAGTKGPFADRPGAGIEDRLLPRYFDRRPGDAPNVATAMIDAFNIIQDRILRSRLAGDPPDATINARMDDVGMFDFHKADYLIALGRAATKRALPNVFQHIPVPETVTES, translated from the coding sequence ATGTTTTCGATAATGCGGAAGAGTTTCGACATGTCGAGCGACCGCGGGGCCGCGGTCTTTACGCAGCCCTCGGAGGCGAAAGAAGAGGACGGCGCCCCGGAGAAAGCCCGGCGGCCGAAAATCGGCCTGGCGCTCGGCGCGGGCGCTGCGCGCGGCTGGTCCCATATCGGCGTGCTTCGGGAGCTGGCCGACAACGGCATCAGGCCGGACATAGTGGCGGGCACCTCCATAGGGGCGGTGGTCGGCGGCTGCTATGCGGCGGGCAAGCTCGACCAGATCGAGAATTTTGCGCGATCGCTCACCAAGCGGCGGGTCTTCGCGATGATGGATCTCTCCTTCTCGGGCATGAGCCTGATCGGCGGCGACCGTTTGAGGGGCGCGCTCGACCAGGAGCTGAGCGGCGTCATGATCGAGGATTTGCCGATCCCTTTTGCCGCGGTTGCAACCGAGGTCGGCGCCGGCCATGAAGTCTGGCTCCAGCATGGCCCGCTGTCGCTGGCGATCCGCGCCTCTTACGCCCTGCCGGGCGTGTTCGAGCCGGTGCGCATCGGCGACCGCTATCTTTTCGACGGAGCGCTGGTGAATCCGGTGCCGGTCACGGTTTGCCGCGCTCTCGGAGCCGACTTCGTCATCGCGGTGAATATCGCCGCCGACACGATGTACCGCTCGAAAGTGATCCCCAACCAATCGGCCTCCGCGCAGCCCAGCGAAGCAGGAACCAAAGGGCCTTTTGCGGATCGGCCGGGGGCGGGAATAGAAGACAGGCTTCTGCCGCGCTACTTCGACCGGCGCCCGGGAGACGCTCCCAATGTCGCGACGGCGATGATCGACGCCTTCAATATCATCCAGGACCGCATTTTGCGCTCGCGGCTGGCCGGGGACCCCCCCGATGCGACCATCAACGCGCGCATGGACGACGTCGGGATGTTCGACTTTCACAAGGCGGACTATCTCATCGCCCTCGGGCGGGCCGCGACGAAGCGGGCCCTCCCGAACGTCTTCCAGCACATCCCGGTTCCCGAGACTGTCACGGAAAGCTAG
- a CDS encoding rhomboid family intramembrane serine protease, translating to MTWLGDGVNRERIVNLPGVVSALIAVLVAIEIAGDIFPQSIGRTLMVYGSFIPARITFLFAPNRFFKALEGVDIDGDELASFLNTTGDAWWTPLSYAFLHANWTHLGVNCLTLAAFGAPVARRLGTVRFIAFFAITAVAGAAAHLVAHPFDLAPVVGASAAISGAMGGIVRFAFAHGEALGEREPYGAPQTREARKSLSLTRVLANRRAAFFVFTWIAVNLFFGVAAQPPGGTGVIAWEAHMGGFLAGLLLFGLFDATGRRPSTSGG from the coding sequence ATGACTTGGCTAGGAGACGGCGTGAACCGGGAGAGGATCGTTAATCTGCCGGGCGTCGTCAGCGCCCTCATCGCCGTTCTGGTTGCGATTGAAATTGCCGGCGACATTTTCCCGCAGTCCATCGGCCGGACGCTGATGGTCTACGGCTCCTTCATTCCCGCGCGCATTACTTTTCTTTTTGCGCCGAACCGCTTCTTCAAGGCCCTGGAGGGGGTGGACATCGACGGCGACGAGCTGGCGTCTTTCCTGAACACCACGGGCGACGCCTGGTGGACTCCGCTCAGCTACGCTTTTCTCCACGCGAACTGGACTCATCTCGGCGTGAACTGCCTGACGCTGGCGGCCTTCGGCGCCCCTGTCGCGCGGCGGCTCGGAACCGTTCGCTTCATCGCCTTTTTCGCCATCACGGCGGTGGCGGGCGCGGCGGCCCATCTTGTCGCGCACCCGTTCGATCTTGCGCCGGTGGTCGGGGCCTCGGCTGCGATTTCCGGCGCCATGGGCGGCATCGTGCGCTTCGCCTTCGCCCATGGCGAGGCTTTGGGCGAGCGGGAGCCCTATGGGGCGCCGCAGACGCGGGAAGCTCGCAAGTCCCTCTCTCTGACCCGGGTCCTGGCCAATCGGCGCGCCGCCTTTTTCGTATTTACGTGGATCGCGGTGAATCTTTTCTTCGGCGTGGCGGCGCAGCCGCCGGGCGGGACCGGCGTGATCGCGTGGGAAGCGCACATGGGTGGATTTCTCGCCGGCCTGCTGCTGTTCGGCTTGTTCGACGCCACAGGCAGGCGCCCGTCGACCAGCGGCGGCTAG
- a CDS encoding PAS domain-containing protein has translation MRHPVSKDLFAYWNELRGARAAPERGDIDPAAIRHVLADSFILETDSAGVFPIRLCGTRINALRQSEQKGESFLELWRLEDRLNVAATIFTVIDGVAPVVAGVRVPRPLASPALPQRDMNFELLLLPLRHFGKTHSRVLGALSSRDQCNWPAGQAAPPLNFVSMRVIRTEEAQQAMATRPGASRIAAAGVRTPRFVVYQGGKSGIESNLF, from the coding sequence ATGAGACATCCGGTCAGCAAGGACCTGTTCGCCTATTGGAACGAACTGCGGGGAGCGCGCGCCGCCCCCGAGCGCGGCGACATAGACCCCGCCGCGATCAGGCATGTCCTCGCCGACAGCTTCATCCTCGAAACCGACTCTGCCGGCGTCTTTCCCATCAGGCTCTGCGGCACCCGGATCAACGCGCTGCGGCAGTCCGAACAGAAGGGCGAATCCTTCCTCGAGCTGTGGCGGCTCGAAGACCGCCTGAACGTCGCGGCGACGATATTCACGGTGATCGACGGGGTTGCGCCGGTGGTCGCCGGAGTGCGGGTCCCCAGGCCGCTGGCGTCGCCCGCCCTTCCGCAAAGGGATATGAATTTCGAGCTGCTTCTGCTGCCCTTGCGCCACTTCGGCAAGACACATTCCCGCGTCCTCGGCGCTCTTTCTTCGCGCGACCAATGCAATTGGCCCGCGGGCCAGGCCGCCCCTCCGCTCAATTTCGTCTCGATGCGCGTCATCAGAACCGAGGAGGCGCAGCAGGCCATGGCGACGCGTCCGGGAGCGTCGAGGATCGCGGCGGCAGGAGTCCGTACGCCGAGATTCGTCGTGTATCAGGGAGGCAAATCCGGAATTGAATCCAATCTTTTCTAG
- a CDS encoding PilZ domain-containing protein has translation MTLQLQNHFEDFEAPRFQSVPVTLFGRYMLESKSEYACQTVEMSPGDMLLFGPAKPNVGEKVIVYLDELGRFAGVATRVDGAGFAMSMNLPALKRDKLADQLTWFANRHAVGLPEDRRHERVVPLMRRANLRLADGREFIVKILDISLSGVGIETEVTPPLGSQVVVGTTPAVVVRHFPGGFAGEFTKPFQAGQVDESTRL, from the coding sequence ATGACACTCCAGCTCCAGAACCATTTCGAGGACTTCGAAGCCCCGAGGTTTCAGAGCGTCCCCGTTACTCTCTTCGGCAGATATATGCTGGAATCAAAAAGCGAATATGCCTGCCAGACGGTGGAAATGTCGCCTGGGGACATGCTGCTTTTCGGGCCGGCCAAGCCGAATGTCGGCGAAAAGGTCATCGTCTATCTCGACGAACTCGGCCGCTTCGCCGGCGTCGCCACCCGCGTCGACGGAGCGGGTTTTGCGATGTCGATGAATTTGCCGGCGCTGAAGCGGGACAAACTCGCCGATCAGTTGACCTGGTTCGCCAACCGCCACGCCGTCGGCCTTCCCGAAGACCGTCGGCATGAGCGCGTCGTGCCGCTGATGCGGCGCGCGAACCTCAGGCTGGCCGATGGACGCGAGTTCATCGTCAAGATCCTCGACATTTCCCTTTCGGGCGTCGGCATCGAAACCGAAGTGACGCCTCCCTTGGGAAGCCAGGTGGTGGTGGGAACGACGCCCGCGGTGGTCGTCCGTCATTTCCCCGGAGGCTTCGCGGGAGAATTCACCAAGCCGTTCCAGGCCGGCCAGGTCGACGAGTCGACGCGCCTCTAA
- a CDS encoding acetylserotonin O-methyltransferase, with protein MDMKAEAARLEDRLLAWRDRLIADPGFQQWSLRNPLTRAIARRRGRAMLDLCAGFVYSQTLFACVRLRLFEILKEGPLTGEQLAQRLDLSVAAARRLLDAASSLGLAERRGSDRYGLGQLGAALIGNPPAMALIEHQQMLYEDLADPVALLRGSRKSRLADYWPYSASDRPSALGGEAVAAYSALMAASQPMVAEEALAVYPIRRHRRLMDVGGGEGVFLAQAAARAPGLELALFDLPAVTERARAHLDGLGLLARMEIFGGDFLRDPLPPGADVISLVRIVHDHDDDSALALLGNVRRALPPGGTLLIVEAVSGQKAVEPLDAYYGFYTLAMGRGEPRTFEEISELLRAAGFSGARLIETRMPVAASVIVSTAA; from the coding sequence ATGGACATGAAGGCGGAGGCGGCCAGGCTCGAGGACCGGCTGCTGGCGTGGCGCGACAGGCTGATCGCCGATCCCGGCTTTCAGCAATGGAGCCTGCGCAATCCGTTGACGCGGGCGATAGCGCGGCGCAGGGGCCGGGCCATGCTCGATCTCTGCGCGGGCTTCGTCTATTCGCAGACGCTTTTCGCCTGCGTGCGCCTGCGCCTGTTCGAAATCCTGAAGGAAGGGCCTCTGACCGGCGAACAGCTCGCCCAAAGGCTCGATCTGTCCGTCGCCGCCGCCCGGCGGCTTCTCGATGCGGCCTCATCTCTGGGGCTGGCCGAGCGGCGCGGTTCGGACCGCTACGGTCTCGGGCAATTGGGCGCGGCCCTGATCGGCAACCCGCCGGCGATGGCTCTGATCGAACATCAGCAGATGCTTTACGAAGATCTCGCCGATCCGGTTGCGCTTCTGCGCGGTTCTCGCAAATCGCGCCTCGCCGATTACTGGCCCTATTCGGCGTCGGATCGTCCCAGCGCGCTGGGTGGGGAAGCCGTCGCCGCCTATAGCGCGCTGATGGCGGCGTCTCAGCCGATGGTCGCGGAAGAGGCGCTTGCGGTCTACCCCATCCGCCGGCATCGCCGGCTCATGGACGTCGGCGGAGGCGAGGGCGTCTTTCTGGCGCAGGCCGCGGCGAGAGCTCCCGGGCTGGAACTCGCCCTTTTCGATCTGCCCGCAGTGACGGAGCGGGCCAGAGCGCATTTGGACGGGCTGGGCCTGCTCGCACGCATGGAAATCTTTGGCGGAGATTTCCTGAGGGACCCGTTGCCTCCGGGAGCCGACGTCATATCCCTGGTGCGCATCGTCCATGATCACGACGACGACAGCGCCCTCGCTCTGCTGGGCAATGTCCGTCGCGCTCTGCCGCCCGGAGGGACGCTGCTGATCGTCGAGGCTGTTTCGGGCCAGAAGGCCGTCGAGCCTCTGGACGCCTATTATGGTTTTTACACGCTGGCGATGGGGCGCGGCGAGCCGCGGACTTTCGAGGAAATAAGCGAGTTGCTGCGGGCCGCCGGCTTCTCCGGCGCAAGATTGATCGAAACCAGAATGCCGGTGGCGGCGAGCGTGATCGTCTCGACGGCGGCCTGA
- a CDS encoding cytochrome c produces the protein MKPTPILIAATGILVLGAVSVAAQQHEHAPMPTDDRQQLDFPEPMRKHMLMNMRSHFEALGDILAALGEGDGPKASRVARERLGLESPAAAACVKPAKRTGSEEDHMTHMASMMSQVMPEEMRAIGYAMHESASDFAAEAAKMQPGGDPKPALKALAKVTENCAACHSAYRLR, from the coding sequence ATGAAGCCGACGCCGATATTGATAGCTGCCACAGGGATCCTGGTCCTTGGAGCCGTCAGCGTCGCCGCCCAGCAGCACGAGCACGCGCCCATGCCGACGGACGACCGCCAGCAGCTCGATTTTCCTGAGCCGATGCGCAAGCATATGCTTATGAACATGAGGTCGCATTTCGAGGCGCTCGGAGATATCCTGGCCGCGCTCGGCGAAGGCGACGGCCCGAAGGCGAGCCGGGTCGCCCGGGAGCGGCTTGGGCTGGAATCGCCGGCGGCCGCGGCCTGCGTGAAGCCCGCGAAGCGGACGGGAAGCGAAGAAGACCATATGACGCATATGGCTTCAATGATGTCTCAAGTCATGCCGGAGGAGATGCGGGCGATCGGCTACGCCATGCATGAATCGGCCAGCGATTTCGCCGCGGAAGCCGCCAAGATGCAGCCCGGCGGCGACCCCAAACCCGCGCTGAAGGCGCTGGCGAAGGTGACTGAAAACTGCGCCGCCTGCCATTCCGCCTATCGGCTGAGATAA